From a single Brassica napus cultivar Da-Ae chromosome C9, Da-Ae, whole genome shotgun sequence genomic region:
- the LOC106421466 gene encoding beta-carotene 3-hydroxylase 2, chloroplastic-like isoform X4, with product MSLSSFINLPSMAAALSSIAVTLKPLNCSFSSSNSRLSHHPISAAVFPPSLRFNTFRRCKNITICFVIEDQKQSCPDILTTSRLEKEERKKSERFTYLIAAMMSSFGITSMAIMSVYYRFYWQMKGGEVPVSEMFGTFAFSIGAVVGMEFWARWAHEALWHTSLWNMHESHHKPREGAFELNDVFAIINAVPAIALLYYGFFNKGLVPGLCFGAEVEEVGGKEELEKEISRRIKSYNKI from the exons ATGTCTCTTTCGAGTTTCATAAACCTCCCTTCTATGGCGGCAGCACTCTCATCAATCGCCGTAACACTCAAACCACTCAACTGCTCTTTCTCTTCCTCTAACTCTCGCCTCAGTCACCACCCTATCTCCGCCGCCGTTTTCCCACCGTCTCTCAGATTCAACACCTTTCGAAGATGTAAGAACATCACCATCTGTTTTGTCATTGAAGATCAGAAACAAAGCTGTCCCGACATCTTGACGACGTCGAGGCTTGAGAAagaggagaggaagaagtcGGAGAGATTCACTTATCTAATCGCTGCTATGATGTCGAGCTTCGGCATTACTTCCATGGCAATCATGTCCGTTTACTACCGATTTTATTGGCAAATGAAG GGAGGTGAGGTACCAGTATCAGAAATGTTTGGTACATTTGCTTTCTCAATTGGTGCCGTC GTTGGGATGGAATTCTGGGCAAGATGGGCTCATGAAGCTCTCTGGCACACTTCGTTGTGGAACATGCATGAG TCTCATCACAAACCTCGAGAAGGAGCGTTTGAGTTAAACGATGTGTTTGCTATAATAAACGCGGTTCCTGCGATTGCTCTTCTTTACTATGGATTCTTCAATAAAGGACTTGTTCCGGGTCTCTGCTTCGGTGCG GAAGTGGAAGAAGTAGGAGGCAAGGAAGAGTTGGAGAAAGAGATAAGTAGGAGAATCAAATCGTACAACAAG ATATGA
- the LOC106421466 gene encoding beta-carotene 3-hydroxylase 2, chloroplastic-like isoform X2 → MSLSSFINLPSMAAALSSIAVTLKPLNCSFSSSNSRLSHHPISAAVFPPSLRFNTFRRCKNITICFVIEDQKQSCPDILTTSRLEKEERKKSERFTYLIAAMMSSFGITSMAIMSVYYRFYWQMKGGEVPVSEMFGTFAFSIGAVVGMEFWARWAHEALWHTSLWNMHESHHKPREGAFELNDVFAIINAVPAIALLYYGFFNKGLVPGLCFGAGLGITVFGMAYMFVHDGLVHKRFPVGPIANVPYFRKVAAAHQLHHTDKFKGVPYGLFLGPKEVEEVGGKEELEKEISRRIKSYNKI, encoded by the exons ATGTCTCTTTCGAGTTTCATAAACCTCCCTTCTATGGCGGCAGCACTCTCATCAATCGCCGTAACACTCAAACCACTCAACTGCTCTTTCTCTTCCTCTAACTCTCGCCTCAGTCACCACCCTATCTCCGCCGCCGTTTTCCCACCGTCTCTCAGATTCAACACCTTTCGAAGATGTAAGAACATCACCATCTGTTTTGTCATTGAAGATCAGAAACAAAGCTGTCCCGACATCTTGACGACGTCGAGGCTTGAGAAagaggagaggaagaagtcGGAGAGATTCACTTATCTAATCGCTGCTATGATGTCGAGCTTCGGCATTACTTCCATGGCAATCATGTCCGTTTACTACCGATTTTATTGGCAAATGAAG GGAGGTGAGGTACCAGTATCAGAAATGTTTGGTACATTTGCTTTCTCAATTGGTGCCGTC GTTGGGATGGAATTCTGGGCAAGATGGGCTCATGAAGCTCTCTGGCACACTTCGTTGTGGAACATGCATGAG TCTCATCACAAACCTCGAGAAGGAGCGTTTGAGTTAAACGATGTGTTTGCTATAATAAACGCGGTTCCTGCGATTGCTCTTCTTTACTATGGATTCTTCAATAAAGGACTTGTTCCGGGTCTCTGCTTCGGTGCG GGACTAGGAATAACAGTGTTTGGAATGGCCTATATGTTCGTTCACGATGGACTTGTGCACAAGAGATTCCCTGTAGGTCCCATTGCCAATGTCCCTTACTTTCGGAAGGTCGCCGCCGCTCACCAG CTACACCACACAGACAAATTCAAAGGTGTACCATATGGGTTGTTTCTTGGACCCAAG GAAGTGGAAGAAGTAGGAGGCAAGGAAGAGTTGGAGAAAGAGATAAGTAGGAGAATCAAATCGTACAACAAG ATATGA
- the LOC106421466 gene encoding beta-carotene 3-hydroxylase 2, chloroplastic-like isoform X3: protein MSLSSFINLPSMAAALSSIAVTLKPLNCSFSSSNSRLSHHPISAAVFPPSLRFNTFRRCKNITICFVIEDQKQSCPDILTTSRLEKEERKKSERFTYLIAAMMSSFGITSMAIMSVYYRFYWQMKGGEVPVSEMFGTFAFSIGAVVGMEFWARWAHEALWHTSLWNMHESHHKPREGAFELNDVFAIINAVPAIALLYYGFFNKGLVPGLCFGAEVEEVGGKEELEKEISRRIKSYNKVSTS, encoded by the exons ATGTCTCTTTCGAGTTTCATAAACCTCCCTTCTATGGCGGCAGCACTCTCATCAATCGCCGTAACACTCAAACCACTCAACTGCTCTTTCTCTTCCTCTAACTCTCGCCTCAGTCACCACCCTATCTCCGCCGCCGTTTTCCCACCGTCTCTCAGATTCAACACCTTTCGAAGATGTAAGAACATCACCATCTGTTTTGTCATTGAAGATCAGAAACAAAGCTGTCCCGACATCTTGACGACGTCGAGGCTTGAGAAagaggagaggaagaagtcGGAGAGATTCACTTATCTAATCGCTGCTATGATGTCGAGCTTCGGCATTACTTCCATGGCAATCATGTCCGTTTACTACCGATTTTATTGGCAAATGAAG GGAGGTGAGGTACCAGTATCAGAAATGTTTGGTACATTTGCTTTCTCAATTGGTGCCGTC GTTGGGATGGAATTCTGGGCAAGATGGGCTCATGAAGCTCTCTGGCACACTTCGTTGTGGAACATGCATGAG TCTCATCACAAACCTCGAGAAGGAGCGTTTGAGTTAAACGATGTGTTTGCTATAATAAACGCGGTTCCTGCGATTGCTCTTCTTTACTATGGATTCTTCAATAAAGGACTTGTTCCGGGTCTCTGCTTCGGTGCG GAAGTGGAAGAAGTAGGAGGCAAGGAAGAGTTGGAGAAAGAGATAAGTAGGAGAATCAAATCGTACAACAAGGTTTCCACCTCTTAA
- the LOC106421466 gene encoding beta-carotene 3-hydroxylase 2, chloroplastic-like isoform X1: MSLSSFINLPSMAAALSSIAVTLKPLNCSFSSSNSRLSHHPISAAVFPPSLRFNTFRRCKNITICFVIEDQKQSCPDILTTSRLEKEERKKSERFTYLIAAMMSSFGITSMAIMSVYYRFYWQMKGGEVPVSEMFGTFAFSIGAVVGMEFWARWAHEALWHTSLWNMHESHHKPREGAFELNDVFAIINAVPAIALLYYGFFNKGLVPGLCFGAGLGITVFGMAYMFVHDGLVHKRFPVGPIANVPYFRKVAAAHQLHHTDKFKGVPYGLFLGPKEVEEVGGKEELEKEISRRIKSYNKVSTS; this comes from the exons ATGTCTCTTTCGAGTTTCATAAACCTCCCTTCTATGGCGGCAGCACTCTCATCAATCGCCGTAACACTCAAACCACTCAACTGCTCTTTCTCTTCCTCTAACTCTCGCCTCAGTCACCACCCTATCTCCGCCGCCGTTTTCCCACCGTCTCTCAGATTCAACACCTTTCGAAGATGTAAGAACATCACCATCTGTTTTGTCATTGAAGATCAGAAACAAAGCTGTCCCGACATCTTGACGACGTCGAGGCTTGAGAAagaggagaggaagaagtcGGAGAGATTCACTTATCTAATCGCTGCTATGATGTCGAGCTTCGGCATTACTTCCATGGCAATCATGTCCGTTTACTACCGATTTTATTGGCAAATGAAG GGAGGTGAGGTACCAGTATCAGAAATGTTTGGTACATTTGCTTTCTCAATTGGTGCCGTC GTTGGGATGGAATTCTGGGCAAGATGGGCTCATGAAGCTCTCTGGCACACTTCGTTGTGGAACATGCATGAG TCTCATCACAAACCTCGAGAAGGAGCGTTTGAGTTAAACGATGTGTTTGCTATAATAAACGCGGTTCCTGCGATTGCTCTTCTTTACTATGGATTCTTCAATAAAGGACTTGTTCCGGGTCTCTGCTTCGGTGCG GGACTAGGAATAACAGTGTTTGGAATGGCCTATATGTTCGTTCACGATGGACTTGTGCACAAGAGATTCCCTGTAGGTCCCATTGCCAATGTCCCTTACTTTCGGAAGGTCGCCGCCGCTCACCAG CTACACCACACAGACAAATTCAAAGGTGTACCATATGGGTTGTTTCTTGGACCCAAG GAAGTGGAAGAAGTAGGAGGCAAGGAAGAGTTGGAGAAAGAGATAAGTAGGAGAATCAAATCGTACAACAAGGTTTCCACCTCTTAA
- the LOC106421412 gene encoding putative pentatricopeptide repeat-containing protein At5g52630 → MLDNVSSGFFAVPCHNYHLINDLLLSSARSKSTAKGLQLHGYIVKSGFFLIPLIANNLINFYSKSQLPLDSLRAFETQQKSATTWSSIISCFSQNELPWKSLDFLRKMMAGNLRPDDRVLPSATKSCAILSRSDIGRSVHCLSMKSGYESDVFVGTSLVDMYGKCGEVADARKVFDEMPHRNVVTWSAMIYGYAQMGENEEALLMFKEALFDNLEVNDHSFSSVISVCANSTLLELGRQIQGLCIKSSFDSSSFVGSSLVSLYSKCGVLEGAYQAFRETPVKNLGIWNAMLKACAQHSHVQEVIELFKKMKRSGMKPNFITFLNVLNACSHAGLVDEGRYYFDIMKEEYRIEPTDKHYASLVDMLARAGKLQEALEVITNMPIDPTESVWGALLTGCTLHKNTELAAFAADKVFELGPVSSGMHISLSNAYAADGRFEYAAKARKLLRDRGEKKETGLSWVEERNKVHTFAAGERRHERSKEIYEKLAELGEEMEKAGYVADTSFVLREVDGDEKNQTIRYHSERLAIAFGLITFPADRPIRVIKNLRVCGDCHNAIKFMSVCTARVIIVRDNNRFHRFEGGKCSCNDYW, encoded by the coding sequence ATGCTCGACAACGTTTCTTCAGGTTTCTTCGCCGTTCCATGCCACAACTACCATCTAATTAACGATCTCCTTCTTTCTTCAGCTCGCTCCAAATCCACTGCTAAAGGACTTCAGCTTCATGGTTATATCGTCAAATCAGGCTTCTTTCTCATCCCTCTCATCGCTAACAATCTCATCAACTTCTATTCCAAATCCCAGCTCCCACTCGATTCTCTCCGAGCTTTCGAAACCCAGCAAAAGAGCGCCACAACTTGGAGCTCCATCATCTCCTGCTTCTCCCAGAACGAGCTTCCATGGAAGTCCCTTGACTTCCTCAGGAAAATGATGGCTGGGAACCTCCGCCCTGATGATCGTGTTCTCCCGTCGGCTACTAAGTCCTGTGCGATTCTCAGTCGTTCTGATATCGGTAGATCGGTTCACTGTCTCTCGATGAAGAGTGGGTACGAGTCCGATGTCTTCGTGGGGACTTCTCTTGTCGACATGTATGGGAAATGTGGGGAGGTTGCTGATGCGAGGAaggtgttcgacgaaatgcctCACAGAAATGTTGTTACGTGGAGTGCGATGATTTATGGGTATGCACAGATGGGTGAGAACGAGGAAGCTTTGCTGATGTTTAAAGAAGCTTTGTTTGATAATCTTGAAGTCAATGATCACTCGTTTTCAAGTGTCATCAGTGTCTGCGCTAACTCGACCCTTCTTGAGTTAGGTAGACAGATTCAGGGTTTGTGTATTAAGTCCAGCTTCGACTCGTCTAGCTTCGTGGGAAGCTCTTTAGTCTCGTTGTATTCAAAATGTGGTGTTCTAGAAGGAGCTTATCAAGCCTTCCGCGAGACCCCCGTGAAGAATCTAGGGATTTGGAACGCGATGCTCAAGGCCTGTGCGCAACACTCGCACGTTCAAGAAGTTATAGAGTTGTTTAAGAAGATGAAACGCTCTGGGATGAAACCaaattttataacttttctGAACGTGCTCAATGCTTGTAGCCATGCGGGTTTGGTTGATGAAGGGAGATACTACTTTGATATAATGAAGGAAGAATATAGAATCGAGCCAACGGATAAGCATTACGCTTCCTTGGTGGATATGTTGGCACGAGCTGGTAAGCTACAAGAAGCCCTCGAAGTCATCACGAATATGCCTATCGATCCCACGGAATCTGTATGGGGAGCTTTACTCACGGGCTGTACACTCCACAAGAACACAGAGCTTGCAGCGTTTGCAGCAGACAAGGTCTTTGAACTAGGACCAGTGAGTTCCGGTATGCACATTTCGCTATCCAATGCTTATGCAGCCGATGGTAGATTCGAATACGCAGCCAAAGCTAGAAAGTTGCTTCGAGACAGAGGGGAGAAGAAGGAAACAGGACTAAGCTGGGTTGAAGAAAGGAACAAAGTTCATACATTTGCAGCTGGAGAGAGACGACATGAGAGGAGCAAGGAGATCTACGAGAAGCTGGCTGAGTTAGGGGAAGAGATGGAGAAAGCGGGTTACGTTGCAGACACGAGCTTTGTTCTGAGAGAAGTGGATGGAGACGAGAAGAATCAGACAATAAGGTATCATAGCGAGAGATTAGCTATTGCTTTTGGGCTGATCACGTTTCCGGCGGATAGGCCGATCAGGGTGATTAAGAACCTGCGAGTGTGCGGGGATTGTCATAACGCGATCAAGTTCATGTCGGTATGTACGGCAAGAGTGATCATTGTGAGAGATAACAATCGGTTTCATCGGTTCGAAGGTGGCAAGTGTTCTTGTAATGACTATTGGTGA